Proteins found in one Synechococcus sp. LA31 genomic segment:
- a CDS encoding MoaD/ThiS family protein: MGESQANGIRICLFAGLREQAGWAEQHVPVAAAAQEPLTPEHLWNSLQLPGPLSSVRIAINHQFADPQTPLQPGDELAFLPPISGG; the protein is encoded by the coding sequence ATGGGTGAATCGCAAGCGAACGGGATCCGCATTTGCTTGTTCGCCGGGCTCAGGGAGCAGGCGGGCTGGGCGGAGCAGCACGTGCCTGTAGCGGCAGCCGCTCAGGAACCACTCACCCCCGAGCACCTCTGGAACAGCCTGCAACTGCCAGGCCCTTTGAGCAGCGTGCGCATCGCCATCAACCACCAGTTCGCCGACCCGCAGACCCCGCTTCAACCCGGCGATGAGCTGGCCTTTCTGCCTCCCATCAGTGGGGGCTGA
- the moaB gene encoding molybdenum cofactor biosynthesis protein B, with product MSLAIALLTVSDTRTRADDRSGDALQQRLEAGGHRLVERRIVPDNRYQIRAELSRWIADPAVQVVISSGGTGLTGRDGTPEAVAPLLDKTIEGFGELFRVLSFETIGTSTLQSRCLAGVANGTVIFVLPGSLDAVETAWDRLIAAQLDVSTRPCNLVQLLPRLTEPAG from the coding sequence TTGAGCCTCGCCATCGCTCTGCTCACGGTTTCCGACACGCGCACCCGGGCGGATGATCGCTCCGGTGATGCCCTGCAGCAGCGTCTCGAGGCGGGCGGCCACCGCTTGGTGGAGCGCCGCATCGTGCCCGATAACCGTTATCAGATTCGTGCTGAGCTGAGCCGTTGGATCGCCGATCCGGCCGTGCAGGTGGTGATCAGCAGCGGCGGCACAGGTTTGACAGGCCGCGATGGCACTCCCGAGGCGGTGGCGCCGTTGCTCGATAAGACGATCGAGGGCTTTGGCGAGCTCTTTCGCGTGCTCTCCTTTGAAACGATCGGCACCAGCACGTTGCAAAGCCGTTGCCTGGCAGGCGTGGCCAATGGCACGGTGATTTTTGTGCTCCCCGGTTCGCTCGATGCGGTGGAAACGGCATGGGACCGGTTGATTGCAGCCCAGCTCGATGTCTCCACGCGCCCCTGCAACCTGGTGCAATTGCTGCCGCGGCTCACGGAGCCGGCGGGATGA
- a CDS encoding HPP family protein: MRRLRRLRVVTRRERRRGRRYQPHFQLNQIGVTSLAALCAVLLLGVLSLWSGQVLIAAPLGASCVLLFGYPATPLAQPRNIVLGNVLGALVGVALVSVAGQGPVVLALAVALTIVLCQQLRCLHPPAGGMAFLAVYLKVGSGFLLFPVLSGSVLLVLLAWGFSRWVPGAQPYPRHWL, encoded by the coding sequence ATGAGGAGGCTGCGGCGCCTGCGCGTGGTGACTCGGCGGGAGCGGCGGCGGGGCCGGCGTTATCAGCCGCACTTTCAGCTCAATCAGATCGGGGTGACCTCCCTGGCGGCTCTGTGCGCGGTGTTGCTGCTGGGTGTGCTCTCGCTGTGGAGCGGACAGGTGTTGATTGCGGCCCCCTTGGGGGCCTCTTGCGTGCTCCTGTTTGGCTATCCAGCCACGCCTCTGGCGCAACCGCGCAACATCGTGCTGGGCAATGTGCTCGGCGCTCTTGTCGGGGTGGCTTTGGTGAGCGTGGCCGGGCAGGGGCCTGTGGTGTTGGCGCTGGCCGTGGCCCTCACGATTGTTCTGTGCCAGCAGTTGCGCTGTTTGCATCCCCCCGCCGGAGGGATGGCGTTTCTGGCGGTGTACCTGAAGGTGGGCTCGGGCTTTTTGCTGTTTCCAGTTTTGAGCGGATCGGTGTTGCTGGTGCTGTTGGCCTGGGGCTTCAGCCGTTGGGTGCCCGGGGCACAGCCCTACCCCCGCCACTGGTTGTGA
- a CDS encoding sulfite exporter TauE/SafE family protein: MTSGLIAAALAVVAFLYACVGHAGASGYIAVLALAGWPPEQIKPLALLLNTLVASVGCWNFLRAGHLPWQRLWPVYVLAIPAAFLGGWLVLPALWFRRLVGVVLLLSAWRLGRRLQDPPLLQEPRPAVLMAAGGGLGLLAGLTGTGGGVFLTPLLLLCRWCSTRQAAAVSVLFILVNSIAGLAGLAWAGAWPAGAFARPDLLLWLAVVVLAGGLGSRLGSRHWPVAWIRRALAAVLLLASWKLLGL, from the coding sequence GTGACGAGCGGTTTGATCGCAGCAGCTCTGGCTGTTGTGGCCTTCTTGTATGCCTGCGTCGGCCATGCCGGTGCGTCGGGCTACATCGCCGTTCTGGCGCTGGCCGGTTGGCCCCCTGAGCAGATCAAGCCGTTGGCGCTGCTGCTGAACACCCTGGTGGCAAGCGTGGGTTGTTGGAACTTCCTGCGGGCGGGACACCTTCCCTGGCAGCGCCTTTGGCCGGTGTACGTGCTGGCGATTCCGGCTGCTTTTTTGGGCGGCTGGCTGGTGTTGCCGGCGCTGTGGTTTCGGCGGCTGGTGGGGGTTGTGTTGCTGCTGTCGGCCTGGCGGCTGGGGCGCCGTTTGCAGGATCCCCCGCTGCTTCAGGAGCCCAGGCCCGCTGTGTTGATGGCGGCCGGCGGGGGGTTGGGCTTGCTGGCCGGTCTCACTGGCACAGGCGGCGGGGTGTTTCTTACGCCGCTGCTGTTGCTCTGCCGCTGGTGCTCCACGCGTCAGGCGGCGGCGGTGTCGGTGCTGTTCATCCTCGTGAACTCGATTGCAGGGCTGGCGGGATTGGCCTGGGCGGGCGCTTGGCCTGCAGGGGCCTTCGCCAGGCCCGATCTGCTGCTTTGGCTGGCGGTGGTGGTGCTAGCCGGCGGGCTGGGGTCGCGCCTGGGGAGTCGCCACTGGCCGGTGGCCTGGATTCGCCGGGCCCTGGCGGCCGTGCTGCTGCTGGCGTCGTGGAAATTGCTCGGGCTCTGA
- a CDS encoding GTP 3',8-cyclase MoaA, with translation MTVADLLDRPLGVLRLSLTARCNLACPYCLPDGQEPSGLLSLEQRLQVAKAAVALGAKSLRLTGGEPLLYKELDELIGALQPLRREGLQEIALTSNGLLLSAERAQQLREGGLDRLTLSLDGTTGTSVAAMAGLADPAAGERALEQVLRAIEHARQAGFDPAQGALKLNAVIQRNRNAEQVLPLAQLCRQQGLELRLIEYMDVGNRNCWRRAEVVPAAEMVRTISEQWPIEPLGRAGSSTANRWRYRDGRGCLAMVASVSEPFCGDCNRLRVTADGIAYTCLFAAPGSGLDLRPSLAAGRDQGDLQAALHQLWRQRANRYSEERSSSATPPGVHAEMAYLGG, from the coding sequence ATGACGGTCGCTGACCTGCTGGACCGGCCCCTTGGCGTGCTGCGGCTCTCGCTGACGGCCCGCTGCAACCTGGCTTGCCCCTACTGCCTGCCGGATGGCCAGGAACCATCAGGGCTCCTGAGCCTGGAGCAACGACTCCAGGTGGCGAAGGCGGCGGTCGCCCTAGGGGCCAAAAGCTTGCGCCTCACCGGCGGTGAACCCCTGCTCTACAAGGAGCTCGATGAACTGATCGGCGCGCTGCAGCCACTGCGGCGCGAAGGATTGCAGGAGATCGCCCTCACCAGCAACGGGCTGCTGCTTTCGGCCGAGCGGGCCCAACAGCTGCGCGAGGGAGGGCTGGATCGCCTCACCCTCAGCCTCGATGGCACCACCGGCACAAGCGTGGCGGCGATGGCGGGGCTGGCGGATCCGGCCGCCGGCGAACGGGCCCTCGAACAGGTGCTGCGGGCGATCGAGCACGCGCGCCAGGCCGGCTTCGATCCAGCCCAAGGGGCGCTGAAGCTCAATGCCGTGATCCAACGGAACCGCAACGCGGAGCAGGTGTTGCCCCTGGCCCAGCTCTGCCGGCAGCAGGGGCTGGAACTGCGGCTAATCGAATACATGGATGTGGGCAACCGCAACTGTTGGCGGCGGGCTGAGGTGGTGCCAGCCGCTGAGATGGTGCGCACGATCAGCGAGCAGTGGCCAATCGAGCCCCTCGGGCGCGCGGGGTCCAGCACCGCCAACCGCTGGCGCTACCGCGATGGTCGAGGTTGCCTGGCGATGGTGGCGTCGGTGAGCGAGCCCTTCTGCGGGGATTGCAACCGTCTGCGGGTCACGGCCGATGGCATCGCTTACACCTGCCTGTTTGCCGCACCCGGCAGTGGCTTGGATCTCAGGCCCTCACTGGCGGCCGGCCGCGATCAGGGCGACCTACAGGCAGCGCTACATCAGCTCTGGAGGCAGCGCGCCAATCGCTACAGCGAAGAGCGCTCCAGCAGCGCCACCCCCCCAGGCGTCCATGCGGAGATGGCCTATCTGGGGGGCTGA
- a CDS encoding molybdenum cofactor guanylyltransferase, whose product MGQDKALLPHPKCGYWLDHILLQLASLQAPITLLSRWPEHLMRAETLPLPQLQTLLEPEPWEGPLLALHRLMSLLPDQRLLLCPVDMPALNSDALQDLSQAAEAEPEAIHLAHDGTRCQPLLGVYPSDAASRRSLASAIATGERRLQTWLSAARCRSVSLDATAIRNVNSADELAQLPHL is encoded by the coding sequence ATGGGCCAGGACAAGGCGCTCTTGCCCCATCCCAAATGCGGCTACTGGCTCGATCACATCCTGCTGCAACTGGCCAGCCTCCAAGCCCCAATCACGCTGTTGAGTCGCTGGCCGGAGCATCTGATGCGGGCTGAGACGCTCCCCCTCCCCCAGCTGCAAACCCTGCTGGAACCGGAGCCTTGGGAAGGTCCGTTGCTGGCCCTGCACCGCTTGATGAGCCTCCTCCCCGATCAGCGCTTGTTGCTCTGCCCCGTGGATATGCCGGCGCTGAACAGCGATGCACTTCAAGACTTGAGCCAAGCAGCCGAGGCTGAGCCAGAGGCCATTCACCTCGCCCATGACGGCACGCGCTGCCAACCCCTCCTGGGGGTGTATCCCAGTGATGCGGCCTCACGCCGTTCGCTGGCATCGGCCATCGCCACCGGCGAGCGGCGGCTGCAGACATGGCTCAGCGCGGCGCGGTGCCGCAGCGTGAGCTTGGATGCAACAGCGATCCGCAACGTGAACAGCGCCGATGAGCTGGCCCAGCTGCCCCACCTTTGA
- a CDS encoding NarK family nitrate/nitrite MFS transporter, whose product MLGDLWSFQGRYRTLHLTWFAFFLTFVVWFNLAPLATTVKADFGLTVPQIRTLAICNVALTVPARILIGMLLDKFGPRITYSTLLVFAAIPCLMFAAAQDFSQLVVARLLLSIVGAGFVIGIRMVAEWFPPKEIGLAEGVYGGWGNFGSAFSALTLVLVAGWLSFSGGFELPTGEILNWRGAIALTGIISAVYGFIYYANVTDTPPGKTYQKPAKSAGLEVTSMKDFWGLLGMNVPFAAILAVLVWRLQKVKFLDATGYTIGMALVLIWFAFQTWGIIRTNRDLILGNKTYPKEDRYEFKQVAILELTYIVNFGSELAVVSMLPAFFESTFDLPKATAGILASCYAFVNLVARPGGGLISDRMGSRKGTMGFLTIGLGLGYLVMSLIKPGTFTGTTGIAIAVLLTMACSFFVQAGEGATFAMVPLVKKRVTGQIAGMVGAYGNVGAVAYLTIFSLLPIWMGGDAAEPSAEIVAASNSAFFQILGIAGLIVGFLCYFFLKEPKGSFAEEHSDETALAQV is encoded by the coding sequence ATGCTTGGCGACCTCTGGTCGTTCCAGGGGAGATATCGAACGCTCCATCTCACCTGGTTCGCCTTTTTCCTCACCTTTGTTGTCTGGTTCAACCTGGCACCTCTGGCCACCACGGTGAAGGCCGATTTCGGTTTGACCGTTCCCCAGATCCGCACCCTGGCGATCTGCAACGTGGCCCTCACCGTGCCGGCCCGCATCCTGATCGGGATGCTGCTGGATAAATTTGGCCCTCGCATCACCTACTCCACCCTGTTGGTGTTTGCGGCCATTCCCTGCCTGATGTTTGCTGCAGCGCAGGACTTCAGTCAGCTCGTGGTTGCCCGCCTGCTGCTGTCCATCGTGGGCGCCGGATTTGTGATCGGCATCCGCATGGTGGCCGAGTGGTTCCCGCCGAAGGAAATCGGTTTGGCCGAGGGTGTGTATGGCGGTTGGGGCAACTTTGGTTCTGCCTTCTCCGCGCTCACCCTCGTGCTGGTGGCCGGCTGGCTGTCGTTCTCCGGCGGCTTTGAGCTGCCCACCGGTGAAATCCTCAACTGGCGTGGTGCGATCGCCCTCACCGGCATCATCTCGGCGGTGTATGGCTTCATCTATTACGCCAACGTCACCGACACACCTCCCGGCAAGACCTACCAGAAGCCTGCGAAATCGGCTGGCCTGGAAGTGACCTCGATGAAGGACTTCTGGGGCCTGCTGGGGATGAACGTTCCCTTCGCAGCCATCCTGGCGGTGCTGGTGTGGCGCCTTCAGAAGGTGAAGTTCCTGGATGCCACCGGCTACACGATCGGTATGGCGCTGGTGTTGATCTGGTTCGCCTTCCAGACCTGGGGCATCATCCGCACCAATCGCGACCTCATCCTCGGTAACAAGACCTATCCCAAAGAGGATCGCTACGAGTTCAAGCAGGTGGCCATTCTTGAGCTCACCTACATCGTGAACTTCGGTTCCGAGCTGGCGGTGGTGTCGATGCTCCCCGCTTTCTTCGAGAGCACCTTTGATCTGCCCAAGGCAACGGCCGGGATCCTGGCCTCCTGCTATGCCTTCGTGAACCTGGTGGCCCGCCCCGGCGGTGGCTTGATTTCCGATCGCATGGGTAGCCGCAAGGGCACGATGGGCTTCCTCACCATCGGTCTGGGCCTGGGTTATCTGGTGATGAGCCTGATCAAGCCTGGAACCTTCACCGGAACGACAGGTATTGCGATTGCCGTGTTGCTCACCATGGCCTGCTCCTTCTTTGTGCAGGCGGGTGAGGGCGCCACCTTCGCCATGGTGCCTCTCGTCAAGAAACGTGTGACCGGTCAGATCGCCGGCATGGTGGGTGCCTACGGCAATGTGGGCGCCGTGGCTTACCTCACCATCTTCAGCCTGCTTCCGATCTGGATGGGTGGTGATGCGGCCGAGCCCAGTGCTGAGATCGTCGCGGCATCCAACAGTGCCTTCTTCCAGATCTTGGGGATTGCAGGCCTGATTGTGGGCTTCCTTTGCTACTTCTTCCTCAAGGAGCCCAAGGGATCCTTTGCCGAAGAACACTCCGACGAAACGGCCCTGGCGCAGGTCTGA
- a CDS encoding molybdopterin oxidoreductase family protein produces the protein MALSSTGSVRSQCPYCGVGCGLELMPPAQPGQAVKRDAEGNPVWTARGDRQHPSSQGQVCIKGATVGDALARGRLSEPLYRSSLDQDFQPISWDQAFDLLEGRIRSTLAAKGPQAIAMYGSGQFHTEDYYLAQKLLKGALGSNNFDANSRLCMSSAVAGYTRSLGSDGPPCCYEDLDHCSVAFLIGTNTAECHPVLFQRLLKRKKRTPKDVTVVVVDPRATDTTKAADLHLAIKPGSDLALLHGIAHLVIAAGGLDADFIEEATEGLADFAQLVASATPERTAELCGISEQQLRDVAALWARNDRILSLWSMGVNQRREGTAVVCGLINLHLLTGQIGKPGAGPFSLTGQPNAMGGREAGGLAHLLPGYRLVANAEHRAELEAAWRLEPGSIAASPGLAAWQQVEAMERGELDLWWVVATNPLVSMPNLERVKAAMARCPLVVVSDAYADTETAHYAHLLLPASQWSEKAGSMTNSERRVTYCPAYRPRHGQSRPDWEVFAELGRRLGYEQQFTYNSSAEVYAEFAALTTGRVCDVSGLSHALLDQEGPQQWPFPQGSIASSDSKRLYANGCFPTPSGRARFVADPVLGLAEPPCAVYPLVLTVGRYLGQWHTMTRTAKVDRLQTMHPEPLLEIHPNDAKRFGVVDGELAAVSSRRGSVTAKVQVSDRIRPGSVFLPMHWGFSQDQACEANVLMHDQACPISKQPELKATAVVVAPAVSVVKPLEQSEGRLQRLRRLFLQASTSEKAASRL, from the coding sequence ATGGCCCTCTCCTCAACCGGCAGTGTGCGCAGCCAATGCCCCTACTGCGGTGTGGGCTGCGGGCTTGAGCTGATGCCTCCCGCCCAGCCGGGGCAGGCGGTGAAGCGTGATGCGGAGGGCAACCCAGTGTGGACCGCCCGCGGCGATCGCCAGCATCCCTCCAGCCAGGGGCAGGTGTGCATCAAGGGGGCCACGGTGGGCGACGCCCTGGCCCGTGGCCGCTTGAGCGAGCCGTTGTATCGCTCAAGCCTGGATCAGGATTTCCAGCCGATCAGCTGGGATCAGGCCTTTGACCTGCTGGAAGGGCGGATTCGCAGCACCCTGGCCGCGAAAGGCCCCCAGGCCATCGCCATGTATGGCTCAGGCCAGTTCCACACCGAGGACTATTACCTGGCCCAGAAGCTGCTGAAGGGAGCCCTGGGCAGCAACAACTTTGATGCCAACTCCAGGTTGTGCATGAGTTCAGCGGTGGCTGGCTACACGCGCAGCCTTGGCTCCGATGGCCCGCCCTGTTGCTACGAAGACCTCGATCACTGCAGCGTTGCTTTTCTGATCGGCACCAACACGGCCGAGTGCCATCCCGTGCTGTTTCAGCGGCTGCTCAAGCGCAAGAAACGCACGCCGAAAGACGTGACTGTGGTGGTGGTGGATCCCCGCGCCACCGACACCACCAAGGCTGCAGACCTTCACCTCGCCATTAAGCCCGGCAGCGATCTTGCGCTGCTGCACGGCATTGCCCATCTGGTGATCGCGGCTGGTGGTTTGGATGCTGATTTCATCGAAGAGGCCACCGAAGGGCTCGCAGACTTCGCGCAACTGGTGGCCTCAGCTACGCCCGAGCGAACGGCTGAACTCTGCGGGATCAGTGAGCAGCAGCTGCGGGATGTGGCGGCGCTCTGGGCGCGGAACGACCGGATCCTCAGCCTCTGGTCGATGGGGGTGAACCAGCGGCGCGAGGGCACGGCTGTGGTGTGCGGATTGATCAATCTGCACCTGCTCACCGGCCAGATCGGTAAACCGGGAGCTGGCCCCTTCTCCCTGACGGGTCAGCCCAATGCCATGGGCGGGCGTGAGGCTGGCGGCCTTGCCCACCTGCTGCCGGGATACCGGCTCGTGGCCAATGCCGAGCACCGTGCCGAGCTGGAGGCGGCCTGGCGCTTGGAGCCGGGATCGATCGCGGCATCGCCGGGGCTTGCTGCCTGGCAGCAGGTGGAGGCGATGGAGCGCGGTGAGCTGGATCTTTGGTGGGTGGTCGCGACCAACCCGCTGGTGAGCATGCCCAACCTCGAGCGGGTGAAGGCGGCGATGGCTCGCTGCCCACTGGTGGTGGTGAGCGACGCCTACGCCGACACCGAAACGGCCCACTACGCCCACTTGCTGCTGCCCGCCAGCCAATGGAGCGAGAAAGCCGGGTCGATGACCAATTCCGAGCGGCGCGTCACCTACTGCCCGGCCTATCGCCCGCGCCACGGCCAAAGCCGCCCCGATTGGGAGGTGTTTGCGGAGCTGGGCCGGCGTCTCGGCTACGAGCAGCAGTTCACCTACAACTCCTCGGCGGAGGTGTACGCCGAGTTTGCGGCGCTCACGACGGGGCGGGTGTGTGATGTCTCCGGTTTGAGCCATGCGCTGCTGGATCAGGAGGGTCCGCAGCAGTGGCCGTTCCCCCAAGGCTCGATCGCCAGCAGCGATTCCAAACGCCTCTACGCCAATGGCTGCTTCCCCACACCATCGGGTCGGGCCCGGTTTGTGGCGGATCCGGTGCTGGGCCTGGCGGAGCCTCCCTGTGCCGTCTATCCCCTGGTGCTCACGGTGGGCCGCTATCTGGGGCAGTGGCACACGATGACGCGCACGGCCAAGGTGGATCGCTTGCAAACCATGCATCCCGAGCCACTGCTCGAGATTCACCCCAACGATGCCAAGCGCTTCGGTGTTGTGGATGGGGAGCTGGCGGCCGTGAGCTCCAGGCGTGGCAGTGTCACCGCCAAAGTGCAGGTGAGCGACCGCATTCGCCCCGGTTCAGTTTTCCTGCCGATGCACTGGGGATTCAGCCAGGATCAGGCCTGTGAGGCCAACGTGTTGATGCACGATCAGGCCTGCCCGATCTCCAAGCAGCCCGAACTGAAGGCAACGGCCGTGGTGGTGGCCCCTGCCGTGTCGGTGGTGAAGCCGCTGGAGCAGAGCGAAGGGCGCTTGCAGCGTCTGCGGCGCCTGTTCCTTCAGGCGAGCACTTCGGAGAAAGCGGCCTCCAGGTTGTGA
- a CDS encoding nitrate reductase associated protein, giving the protein MTPNPTANHCFDFEQDFVGNWRCIPLCVRRKLDLIGLKLKLNHWLAMSQAQRQELVDWDDQPAALADMAEHCRSLTRSMADGEAKPLPPACSEAWQLGSSVAEHVVAAASERGIALGVEQWQELNELERFALCKLARTGHDHHNLEAAFSEVLA; this is encoded by the coding sequence ATGACACCAAATCCAACAGCCAACCACTGCTTCGACTTCGAACAAGACTTTGTGGGCAATTGGCGCTGCATTCCGCTCTGCGTGCGCCGCAAGTTGGATCTGATCGGCCTCAAGCTGAAGCTGAACCACTGGCTGGCCATGAGCCAGGCGCAGCGGCAGGAATTGGTGGATTGGGACGATCAACCAGCAGCCCTCGCTGACATGGCCGAGCACTGCCGCAGCCTGACCCGATCGATGGCCGACGGGGAAGCCAAACCCCTACCGCCCGCTTGCAGCGAAGCCTGGCAACTCGGCTCGAGCGTGGCCGAACACGTGGTGGCCGCCGCCAGCGAACGCGGCATCGCCCTCGGCGTTGAGCAGTGGCAAGAGCTCAATGAACTGGAGCGCTTCGCCCTCTGCAAACTGGCCCGGACTGGCCACGATCATCACAACCTGGAGGCCGCTTTCTCCGAAGTGCTCGCCTGA
- a CDS encoding anthranilate phosphoribosyltransferase family protein has protein sequence MTLAAPATAPERSCSAASKERFKTYLRKIGSGEHTSSGLSRDEAADAMELILDGGASPAQIGAFLIAHRIRRPEPQELTGMLDVYRRRGPQLRTSQPAISFGMPFDGRTRTAPIYPLTALVLASAGLPVVLQGAGRMPVKYGVTAVELFEALGVSLGGRSLSWVQQQLDQLQLALVHQPDHFPAAETLISYREDLGKRPPVASLELMWTAHHGDHLLVSGFVHPPTEARAWQALELAGETNVLTVKGLEGSTDLPISRACVTGRPSSGGDGRQILHPRDHGCFGHDPLWEGIETWGSQAMAALGGQGELANPLLWNAGTYLWQAGLDPDQASGLDHARELLQSGAVLQRLQQLREHAGPKA, from the coding sequence TTGACGCTCGCTGCCCCTGCCACTGCCCCAGAACGTTCGTGCAGCGCCGCCAGCAAGGAACGCTTCAAAACCTATCTGCGCAAAATCGGCAGCGGCGAGCACACCAGCAGCGGCCTGAGCCGCGACGAGGCCGCTGATGCGATGGAGCTGATTCTGGATGGGGGTGCCAGCCCTGCCCAGATCGGTGCCTTCCTCATCGCCCACCGCATCCGCCGGCCCGAGCCCCAAGAGCTCACCGGGATGCTGGATGTGTACAGGCGCCGCGGCCCCCAGCTGCGCACCAGCCAACCAGCCATCAGTTTCGGGATGCCCTTCGATGGGCGCACCCGCACCGCACCGATCTACCCGCTCACCGCTCTGGTGCTGGCCTCAGCCGGGCTGCCCGTGGTGCTGCAGGGAGCGGGGCGCATGCCGGTGAAATACGGCGTCACCGCCGTCGAGCTGTTTGAGGCACTGGGGGTTTCACTCGGGGGCCGCAGCCTGAGCTGGGTGCAGCAGCAACTGGATCAGCTGCAGCTGGCTCTGGTGCATCAGCCCGACCACTTCCCCGCCGCAGAAACCCTGATCAGCTACCGGGAAGATCTGGGCAAGCGGCCACCGGTGGCCAGCCTGGAACTGATGTGGACGGCCCACCACGGTGATCACCTACTGGTGAGCGGATTTGTGCATCCGCCGACCGAAGCGAGAGCGTGGCAAGCCCTGGAGCTGGCGGGCGAAACCAACGTGCTCACCGTGAAAGGCCTGGAAGGCAGCACCGATCTCCCCATCAGCCGGGCGTGCGTCACCGGCCGGCCCAGCAGCGGTGGCGATGGGCGCCAAATCTTGCATCCGCGCGACCATGGCTGCTTCGGCCACGATCCCCTCTGGGAAGGGATCGAAACCTGGGGATCCCAGGCGATGGCCGCACTCGGCGGTCAGGGTGAGCTAGCGAATCCCCTGCTCTGGAATGCCGGCACCTATCTCTGGCAAGCCGGCCTCGACCCTGATCAGGCCAGCGGTCTTGATCATGCGCGGGAGCTGTTGCAGAGCGGCGCCGTCTTGCAACGCCTGCAGCAGCTCCGGGAACACGCAGGCCCTAAGGCCTGA
- the cynS gene encoding cyanase, translated as MAAKKAKGLSFADLEAALGRDEVWIASLFYGQSTASAEEASKLAELLSLDPAITEALQAYPTKGGLDPVIPTDPLIYRFYEIMQVYGMPLKDVIQEKFGDGIMSAIDFTLDVDKVADPAGDRVKVTMCGKFLPYKKW; from the coding sequence ATGGCGGCCAAGAAGGCCAAAGGTTTGAGCTTCGCTGATCTAGAGGCGGCACTGGGTCGCGATGAAGTGTGGATCGCTTCTTTGTTCTACGGCCAGTCCACGGCGTCGGCTGAAGAGGCCAGCAAGTTGGCTGAACTCCTGAGCCTTGATCCGGCGATCACCGAAGCGCTGCAGGCCTATCCCACCAAGGGTGGTCTTGATCCTGTGATCCCTACAGATCCCCTGATCTACCGCTTCTACGAGATTATGCAGGTGTATGGCATGCCGCTCAAAGATGTAATTCAGGAGAAGTTCGGAGACGGCATCATGAGTGCGATTGATTTCACCCTCGATGTCGACAAAGTGGCTGATCCTGCTGGGGATCGTGTCAAAGTGACGATGTGCGGCAAGTTTCTGCCCTACAAAAAGTGGTGA
- a CDS encoding formate/nitrite transporter family protein translates to MDYVLPNELVDGMIAAGGKKATVSVKNLLIRGFYSGAILGLAVILALTVAAQSGMPFLGSLLFPFGFASIVLFGMELVTGNFALLPMSVWAGKSSWSATFRNWIWVWIGNFIGTAVVALIMWASLTSAGTVEPLAAADGGKGWQVVAATIIKLNKLNVVTKYEALGSTGFFLAFLRGVVANWLVCLGVTMALVSKSVPGKLLACWLPITAFQTMGMEHIVVNQFLHTAGPLLGSGVPFSKVIVWNFIPVTAGNIVGGMVFIGMLFYSTHRTKISNVLPKEHDEKLERELAAELGAR, encoded by the coding sequence ATGGACTACGTCCTACCCAATGAACTTGTCGACGGCATGATTGCCGCCGGAGGCAAAAAAGCCACGGTCAGCGTGAAGAACCTGCTGATCCGCGGTTTCTACTCCGGCGCAATCTTGGGCTTGGCCGTGATCCTCGCTCTCACTGTGGCCGCACAGTCGGGCATGCCCTTCCTGGGATCGTTGCTGTTTCCCTTCGGCTTCGCCAGCATCGTGCTCTTCGGCATGGAGTTGGTCACGGGCAACTTTGCGTTGTTGCCCATGAGCGTTTGGGCAGGCAAGAGCAGCTGGAGTGCCACCTTCCGCAACTGGATCTGGGTGTGGATCGGCAACTTCATCGGCACAGCCGTTGTCGCCCTAATCATGTGGGCCAGCCTCACTAGCGCCGGCACCGTTGAGCCTCTGGCTGCTGCCGATGGCGGCAAAGGCTGGCAGGTGGTGGCAGCCACGATCATCAAGCTCAACAAGCTGAACGTGGTGACCAAATACGAAGCCCTCGGCAGCACAGGTTTCTTCCTGGCCTTCCTGCGTGGCGTAGTGGCGAACTGGCTGGTTTGCCTGGGCGTGACCATGGCTCTGGTGAGCAAGAGCGTGCCCGGCAAACTTCTGGCCTGCTGGCTTCCCATCACTGCTTTCCAAACGATGGGCATGGAGCACATCGTGGTGAACCAGTTCCTGCACACCGCCGGTCCCCTGCTGGGTTCCGGGGTGCCCTTCAGCAAGGTGATTGTGTGGAACTTCATTCCGGTCACCGCCGGCAACATCGTGGGCGGGATGGTGTTCATCGGGATGCTCTTCTACAGCACCCACCGCACCAAGATCAGCAACGTGCTGCCCAAGGAGCACGATGAGAAGCTCGAGCGTGAGCTCGCCGCCGAACTGGGCGCCCGCTGA
- a CDS encoding ferredoxin--nitrite reductase, giving the protein MPSSNQRDLFSRFVNWLSSSGQDTPPISRNSRDLFSRLMNRISG; this is encoded by the coding sequence ATGCCTTCCTCCAACCAACGCGATCTCTTCTCTCGCTTTGTGAACTGGCTCAGCAGCAGCGGCCAGGACACTCCCCCGATCAGCCGCAACAGCCGCGATCTCTTCTCACGCCTGATGAACCGCATCAGCGGCTGA